The Helianthus annuus cultivar XRQ/B chromosome 11, HanXRQr2.0-SUNRISE, whole genome shotgun sequence region gttttatgtaaaaaaaattatctaAAGTATTCTTAATTTCTTTTTTTCAAAATAGTTTTTCACACATTTAAACCCTCTAGTTGGTTCATCACACATGATACACCTGCTATACTAGTTGGTATAATAAGTAACACTTTCATGACAGTCCTACATGTATTTTACTATGCATATATAAGCATTTAactcaatattattattattctatcAATGGCTATAACTATAAGCTATACCCTTGTTCTAATTCCATATTTTCTTCAATCTCATTTTGATAtttcatatgcttttagatgctTAGATCATACATTCACATCTAAAGGAGTCTACACTTCTTGTAAAGATCTTCCTCATTTATCAGCTCAGCTTCATTGGACCTACAACTCAACCATGGGTGTAGCCGATATTGCATACCGGGCCAGACAAGGGGCCGGTGGTTGGGTTGCGTGGGCCATCAACCCGAACCAAATAGGTATGGTTGGGTCAGAAGCATTAGTGGCATTTGTCAACAGTAATGGAAGTGTGACAGTATATCCAACAATGATAACTAGTTACAGCCCGTCGATGCTGCCTTCAGATCTTAACTTTCCTGTTTCGGGCCTTTCGGCTGAGTTTTTGAACAATGAGATCACCATTTATGCGACTGTGGGCCCGTTTGCAAGCGGGTCTGTTGTTAATCAAGTATGGCAAGCTGGGAATTTGGTTTTAGATGGTGTCCCTCAAATGCAtgcggtttctcaacaaaatctTCAATCAACTGGGCAGCTTGATTTCTTGTTTggttaaatatataaataaaaaataaaaaacacactTATGCAAGTAGTTTGAATACCCTTAAAGTTTAAGATATATGTTACATATTTTATCTCGTGTTATGTCATATCAGTAATTAAACATGTAAAACATATCAAGAGACAGGTTATAATCAGTCAACGGGAAAATCAAGTTGCTTATTGATTAATTTAGCAACCGGATTAGTATCACATGGCTCGTATGGAACAATAATACCGGATCAAACCAAACATCTTAAAGTTACTTATTATGATTGTATCAAAATGTAATATGCACATTATGGCTTTAAGAATAAAGAAACATCCCTTCATCATTTTTGATCTCCACATTTCATCTCCATGTTTATTAATCATACA contains the following coding sequences:
- the LOC110889621 gene encoding cytochrome b561 and DOMON domain-containing protein At5g47530, which produces MAITISYTLVLIPYFLQSHFDISYAFRCLDHTFTSKGVYTSCKDLPHLSAQLHWTYNSTMGVADIAYRARQGAGGWVAWAINPNQIGMVGSEALVAFVNSNGSVTVYPTMITSYSPSMLPSDLNFPVSGLSAEFLNNEITIYATVGPFASGSVVNQVWQAGNLVLDGVPQMHAVSQQNLQSTGQLDFLFG